In Brevibacillus brevis NBRC 100599, a single genomic region encodes these proteins:
- a CDS encoding ABC-F family ATP-binding cassette domain-containing protein — protein MILLQAEHIEKTYGIETILQDISLQIQTGERVGLVGVNGAGKSTLMKILAGELSYDKGIIRIPKDVTLGYLAQNSGLESERSIWDELLSVFSHLQKEELELRELEAKMGDPAILADEKRYQQLLENYSHRSEAFKEKGGYSYEGAIRGVLHGLRFADFDYTTPIRTLSGGQKTRLALAKLLLQSPTILLLDEPTNYLDIETLTWLETYLQNYQGAILVVSHDRYFLDKLVTVVYEIERTRATRYVGNYSRFLDEKAARLEQDLKRFEKQQEEIAKLEDFIARNIARATTTKRAQSRRKTLEKIDRLDKPIMNNKSVHFSFDVAKMSGTIVMKANNVAIGYPDAVLSQGLTFEIEREERVALVGPNGIGKSTLLKTIVEQLPKLRGDIHFGSNVTIGYYDQEHRNMNERNTVLGEIWDEYPNMLEKEVRTLLGNFLFSGDDVQKKISDLSGGERARVSLAKLMLKQANFLIFDEPTNHLDIFSKEVLENALYDYPGTILFVSHDRYFLNKIATRVLELTGDGVTSYLGNYDYFVEKKQELEELAAEQAALPAKKQGGTATAQPEKSSYELDKEVKRRERQRQRRLEEIEVTIQKREADIVKWEEELCLPEIYSDHVQAKERNDQIHAAKEELEQLYDEWSTLSEE, from the coding sequence ATGATTTTGCTACAAGCTGAACATATAGAAAAAACATATGGTATCGAAACCATTCTACAAGACATCTCCCTGCAAATTCAAACCGGGGAAAGGGTTGGTCTGGTTGGCGTAAACGGTGCAGGCAAATCGACTCTAATGAAGATCCTCGCCGGCGAGCTAAGCTACGACAAAGGAATTATCCGCATTCCAAAGGATGTTACACTCGGTTATTTGGCACAAAACAGCGGCCTTGAATCGGAACGATCGATTTGGGATGAGTTATTGAGTGTTTTTTCCCATCTACAAAAGGAAGAGCTAGAGCTTCGTGAGCTCGAAGCCAAAATGGGCGATCCCGCTATTCTCGCTGATGAGAAGCGTTACCAGCAACTGTTGGAAAATTACTCCCACCGCTCGGAGGCCTTTAAGGAAAAAGGCGGATACAGCTACGAGGGGGCGATTCGTGGGGTCTTGCACGGTCTGCGCTTTGCTGACTTCGATTACACGACGCCGATCCGCACATTGAGCGGCGGACAAAAGACTCGTCTGGCACTAGCCAAGCTGCTGCTCCAATCCCCTACCATTCTCCTGCTGGATGAGCCGACGAACTACCTGGACATCGAGACATTGACTTGGCTGGAGACGTATTTGCAAAACTACCAGGGTGCCATTCTCGTCGTTTCCCATGACCGTTACTTCCTGGACAAGCTCGTGACCGTGGTATATGAAATCGAACGGACACGCGCTACCCGCTATGTCGGTAACTACAGCCGCTTCCTCGATGAAAAGGCGGCTCGTCTCGAACAGGATTTGAAGCGATTCGAAAAGCAGCAGGAAGAGATCGCCAAGCTGGAGGATTTCATCGCGCGAAACATTGCTCGAGCTACGACGACCAAACGAGCGCAAAGCCGACGGAAGACATTGGAAAAGATAGACCGATTGGACAAGCCAATCATGAACAACAAATCCGTCCACTTCTCTTTTGATGTAGCGAAAATGAGCGGTACTATTGTGATGAAAGCAAACAACGTCGCGATTGGTTACCCGGATGCTGTCCTTTCTCAGGGTCTAACATTTGAAATCGAGCGCGAAGAGCGTGTGGCCTTGGTAGGTCCCAATGGTATCGGGAAATCGACACTGTTAAAAACGATCGTAGAACAGTTGCCTAAGCTACGCGGCGATATTCATTTCGGGAGCAATGTAACGATCGGGTACTACGACCAGGAGCATCGTAACATGAACGAACGGAATACAGTGCTCGGCGAAATTTGGGATGAATATCCGAATATGTTGGAAAAGGAAGTCCGTACCCTGCTCGGCAACTTCTTGTTTAGCGGTGATGATGTACAAAAGAAGATCAGCGACCTGTCTGGTGGAGAGCGTGCACGCGTCTCTCTGGCAAAGCTCATGCTGAAGCAAGCAAACTTCCTGATCTTCGACGAGCCGACGAACCACTTGGATATTTTCAGCAAGGAAGTGCTTGAGAATGCCCTCTACGATTATCCGGGTACGATCCTGTTCGTCTCCCATGACCGTTACTTCTTAAACAAGATTGCCACCCGCGTCCTAGAGCTGACAGGTGATGGCGTGACCAGCTATTTGGGTAACTACGATTACTTCGTGGAGAAAAAGCAGGAACTGGAAGAGCTCGCAGCCGAGCAAGCAGCGCTGCCCGCAAAAAAACAAGGCGGTACCGCAACGGCACAGCCTGAGAAATCCTCGTATGAGCTGGATAAGGAAGTAAAACGTCGCGAGCGTCAACGTCAGCGCCGCTTGGAAGAGATTGAGGTCACGATCCAAAAACGAGAGGCTGACATTGTCAAATGGGAAGAAGAGCTTTGTCTCCCGGAAATTTATAGTGATCATGTACAGGCAAAAGAACGCAACGATCAAATCCATGCTGCCAAAGAAGAATTGGAGCAGTTGTATGACGAGTGGAGCACGCTATCAGAAGAGTAG
- a CDS encoding 5-formyltetrahydrofolate cyclo-ligase: MDQKTNKKQLRSHILERRKSMSAKEREQLSREVCDHLLSHERLADAKAIMAFHPFGDELDILPFLHEAKKRGQDIWLPLTNVAARRLIPYRYTGTDMLKQGVYGIWEPDPALAEEADVSHLDAIIVPGVAFDSKGGRMGYGGGYYDRFLATLKKLPFLVGVGFSIQVVEHVPLESHDVLLDAVVTEKGLLHF; this comes from the coding sequence ATGGACCAAAAAACGAATAAAAAACAGCTGCGAAGCCATATTTTGGAGAGGCGCAAGTCCATGTCTGCAAAGGAACGGGAGCAGCTTTCCAGAGAGGTATGCGATCATTTGCTGTCTCATGAAAGGCTGGCTGATGCCAAAGCAATTATGGCTTTCCATCCTTTTGGCGATGAGCTGGATATTCTGCCCTTTCTACATGAGGCAAAAAAGCGAGGCCAAGACATATGGCTGCCGCTCACAAACGTTGCCGCGAGACGTCTCATTCCCTATCGGTATACAGGAACGGACATGCTAAAGCAGGGAGTCTACGGGATTTGGGAGCCAGATCCTGCCCTGGCAGAGGAAGCGGACGTATCACACCTGGATGCGATCATTGTTCCCGGCGTTGCTTTTGACAGCAAGGGCGGACGTATGGGATATGGTGGTGGTTATTATGATCGCTTTCTGGCAACGCTGAAAAAGCTCCCGTTCTTGGTTGGAGTTGGCTTCTCTATTCAGGTTGTGGAGCATGTACCCTTAGAGTCTCATGATGTTTTGCTAGATGCAGTTGTCACCGAAAAAGGTCTTCTGCATTTTTGA
- a CDS encoding MogA/MoaB family molybdenum cofactor biosynthesis protein translates to MSKWKVGVISASDSIARGDRVDDRMPIVRHLTREWLQVDVAVYRAVSDDMEDLQEHMIELVDREKCDLLIVTGGTGLSPRDVTPEVTAWVIDRPVPGLAEEMRRAGLKQSRRAMLTRAVAGTRGNSLIINLPGNPKGVEICFNAIGDMLSDALHILQGTGEANEDWGGLHW, encoded by the coding sequence GTGAGCAAATGGAAGGTAGGCGTTATTTCTGCAAGTGATTCGATTGCCAGAGGAGATCGTGTGGACGATCGTATGCCAATCGTTCGTCATCTGACAAGGGAATGGCTTCAAGTAGATGTCGCTGTATACCGTGCCGTTAGTGATGATATGGAAGATTTGCAAGAACATATGATTGAGCTCGTAGACCGCGAAAAATGCGATCTGTTGATTGTTACTGGAGGAACGGGACTTAGCCCGCGTGACGTTACGCCAGAAGTGACAGCGTGGGTCATTGACAGACCAGTCCCCGGCTTGGCTGAAGAAATGCGCCGTGCTGGTTTGAAGCAATCCCGACGGGCGATGCTGACCCGTGCAGTTGCGGGAACGAGGGGGAATTCGTTGATTATCAACCTCCCTGGCAATCCGAAAGGCGTAGAAATCTGTTTCAATGCGATTGGCGATATGCTGTCCGACGCTTTGCACATTTTGCAAGGAACGGGAGAAGCAAACGAAGATTGGGGAGGATTGCATTGGTAG
- a CDS encoding molybdopterin-binding protein: MVEKPQMREVPVREAIGMMLPHDMTQILPGEFKGRLFKKGHVVTEADIEPLLSIGKEHIYVLEMPEGYIHEEEAGIRIAKAVSGTGLTLTPPYEGKVSMKASRTGLAKINEEAVHALNQLEGIAFSTIYGDQVVHPGHTLAATRIIPLIMEESRIIELEQLAKQFDEPIVQVKTFQDKRVGLVTTGGEVFSGRIADKFGPVIRNKVEALGSTVVDQRFAPDDKEAIEQQIQSFLAEGVDLILVTGGMSVDPDDRTPGAIAGVGAEVVRYGTPMLPGSMLMVAYKGEVPILGLPGAVMHETFTSFDVFLPRILAGERIVASDMTRLGYGGLRKC; the protein is encoded by the coding sequence TTGGTAGAAAAACCTCAGATGCGGGAAGTGCCAGTGCGTGAAGCGATCGGCATGATGCTTCCTCACGATATGACGCAAATTTTGCCTGGAGAATTCAAAGGACGCTTGTTCAAAAAAGGACATGTTGTCACCGAGGCTGATATTGAGCCACTGTTGTCCATTGGCAAAGAGCATATTTACGTGCTGGAGATGCCAGAAGGCTACATCCATGAGGAAGAAGCGGGCATTCGTATCGCGAAGGCTGTTTCCGGAACTGGCTTGACCTTGACGCCTCCTTATGAGGGCAAAGTATCGATGAAGGCCTCAAGAACAGGTTTAGCCAAAATCAACGAGGAAGCTGTCCATGCGTTGAACCAGCTCGAAGGAATTGCGTTTTCCACGATTTATGGTGATCAGGTCGTGCATCCGGGGCATACATTGGCGGCTACGAGAATCATCCCGTTAATTATGGAAGAGTCTCGAATCATCGAGCTGGAGCAACTGGCCAAACAGTTTGACGAACCGATTGTACAAGTAAAAACGTTTCAGGATAAAAGGGTGGGACTTGTTACGACAGGGGGAGAAGTTTTCTCTGGCAGGATTGCAGACAAGTTCGGTCCTGTGATTCGAAACAAGGTGGAAGCTCTTGGCTCTACTGTCGTAGACCAGCGTTTTGCGCCAGATGACAAGGAAGCGATCGAACAGCAGATTCAATCGTTCCTCGCTGAAGGGGTCGATCTGATCCTGGTCACGGGTGGCATGTCTGTCGATCCAGATGACCGCACGCCGGGAGCGATTGCAGGAGTAGGAGCTGAAGTAGTGCGCTACGGTACGCCGATGCTGCCGGGCTCCATGCTGATGGTTGCTTACAAAGGCGAAGTACCGATTCTCGGATTGCCGGGAGCGGTCATGCATGAAACGTTTACTTCTTTTGATGTATTTTTGCCTCGCATTTTAGCTGGGGAGCGAATTGTAGCTTCTGATATGACAAGACTCGGATATGGTGGTTTACGAAAGTGCTAG
- the tatA gene encoding twin-arginine translocase TatA/TatE family subunit, with the protein MSSIGIPGLILILVLALVLFGPKKLPELGRAVGHTLKEFKNATRSLTSDDEDDDEEKKRKELASKEVSVAKTTPVVADKEAAERERIEREVREKMEREVREKIERERLEKEIREKLEQERLQLEKEQKNA; encoded by the coding sequence ATGAGCTCAATCGGGATTCCTGGATTAATCTTAATTTTAGTTTTAGCCTTGGTGCTTTTTGGTCCGAAAAAGCTTCCAGAATTGGGGCGTGCGGTAGGTCATACTTTGAAAGAATTCAAAAATGCAACCCGCAGTCTGACGAGCGACGATGAAGACGACGATGAGGAGAAAAAGCGCAAGGAGCTAGCTTCCAAAGAAGTGTCTGTTGCCAAAACAACGCCGGTTGTCGCTGACAAGGAAGCAGCGGAGCGGGAGAGAATTGAACGCGAAGTTCGTGAAAAAATGGAACGCGAGGTTCGTGAAAAAATAGAACGTGAACGCTTGGAAAAAGAAATCCGCGAAAAGCTGGAGCAAGAGCGCCTTCAATTGGAAAAAGAGCAGAAGAACGCGTAA
- the tatC gene encoding twin-arginine translocase subunit TatC, with translation MKDQEMTLVEHLTELRKRIIWVLAVFIVALIVGFFLAGPLVDYLKQEPIADGVPIVSLHPSDALRVYMQVAFLVGAVITLPVALYHVWRFVSPGLEEQEKRGTLYFIPAACFLFIIGVLFGYYVVFPMVMQFMTGITASMGADPNYGIAQYFGFMFNMVIPFGILFQLPIIVMFLTRLRILNPMRLAKARRYAYFALAVVGITLTPPEIVSDILVTIPLLLLYELSIWLSRIVYRKQLKEQEAWEQEYGSLETNEPVQ, from the coding sequence ATGAAGGATCAGGAAATGACATTGGTAGAACACCTGACGGAACTTCGCAAGCGCATCATATGGGTGCTGGCCGTGTTTATTGTCGCATTGATCGTCGGTTTTTTCCTCGCCGGTCCACTTGTGGATTATTTAAAGCAAGAACCGATTGCGGATGGCGTGCCCATTGTCTCGTTGCATCCGTCAGACGCACTTCGTGTTTACATGCAGGTTGCCTTCCTAGTGGGTGCTGTCATCACACTGCCTGTAGCACTTTATCACGTTTGGCGTTTTGTTTCGCCAGGGCTGGAAGAACAGGAAAAGCGCGGGACACTTTACTTTATCCCGGCGGCTTGTTTTTTGTTTATCATTGGTGTCTTGTTTGGCTACTACGTCGTTTTTCCGATGGTCATGCAGTTTATGACCGGTATTACAGCATCGATGGGCGCAGACCCGAACTACGGAATCGCGCAATACTTTGGCTTCATGTTTAATATGGTCATTCCGTTCGGGATACTGTTCCAGCTGCCGATTATCGTTATGTTCCTGACGAGACTGCGAATCCTCAATCCAATGAGGCTGGCAAAGGCACGACGCTACGCTTACTTTGCATTGGCTGTCGTCGGGATTACCTTGACGCCTCCAGAGATTGTTAGTGATATTCTCGTGACCATCCCTTTGCTGCTTTTGTACGAGCTGAGCATTTGGCTATCCCGGATTGTTTATCGCAAGCAATTAAAAGAACAAGAAGCGTGGGAACAAGAATACGGCAGTTTGGAAACAAACGAACCCGTTCAATAA
- a CDS encoding CAP-associated domain-containing protein has translation MHKWLWIGLIALGVFGISRLFTSDTTSFIRVNLNPASIYWDGREIVASEKPGYYMEKGKEIPASLEYEGTLYVPLSMISRHLNKPIGWDEASQSAWVGQPPVFSVGQPEKQNTPDAVPASLTLPQKPATVKPPASPVREEKPNTIFDIALGMSSEEVHKRLGEPARKEPSSLGYQWWVYNHEPARYIQVGIANNKVVDVYSLAPTAKLGNIGVGTSQQSLERQLAVQNIVSFSFQGAQIQITNQKQQRPLVMKDGTPYIYYLDKQNGNKVTAVRMMDAQMLLRGSFYETKWTYQGQAPNFDPPPLRVGEREQVNAASERQILDLVNVSRYRYKLPPLQWNEKAADVARKHSMDMESNNFFDHISATTGSNPFDRMKSASLAYSMAGENIAAGYTDAIEVHEGWMNSPGHRKNVLEKGFTQLGVGVYTDYFTQTFLTPNK, from the coding sequence ATGCACAAATGGCTCTGGATTGGCTTAATTGCCCTGGGAGTCTTCGGAATCAGCCGTCTCTTCACTTCGGATACTACTTCCTTTATACGGGTCAATCTTAACCCGGCCTCTATCTATTGGGATGGCCGAGAAATCGTCGCAAGCGAAAAGCCCGGGTACTACATGGAGAAAGGCAAGGAAATACCAGCTTCCCTCGAATACGAAGGAACACTATATGTACCTCTGTCCATGATCAGTCGCCACTTGAACAAGCCTATCGGGTGGGATGAAGCTTCCCAAAGCGCTTGGGTCGGTCAACCTCCCGTATTCTCCGTTGGACAGCCTGAAAAACAGAATACACCCGATGCAGTCCCTGCCTCTCTGACGCTTCCCCAAAAGCCCGCAACCGTCAAACCACCTGCATCACCCGTTCGAGAGGAGAAGCCTAACACGATTTTTGACATCGCTCTCGGCATGTCTTCTGAGGAAGTACACAAACGGTTAGGTGAGCCTGCCCGTAAAGAGCCAAGCAGTCTCGGCTATCAATGGTGGGTGTACAATCACGAGCCTGCCCGATACATTCAAGTCGGCATAGCAAATAACAAAGTCGTCGATGTGTACTCGCTTGCTCCTACAGCAAAGCTCGGAAACATCGGAGTCGGCACCAGCCAGCAATCACTTGAGCGTCAATTGGCTGTACAAAACATTGTTTCTTTCTCTTTTCAGGGGGCACAAATCCAAATAACCAATCAAAAACAGCAACGCCCTCTCGTCATGAAAGATGGCACCCCCTACATTTATTACTTGGACAAGCAGAATGGCAACAAGGTCACTGCTGTACGTATGATGGATGCGCAAATGCTGTTGCGCGGCAGTTTTTACGAAACGAAGTGGACCTATCAAGGTCAGGCACCCAATTTTGATCCCCCGCCGCTTCGAGTTGGCGAACGAGAACAGGTCAATGCCGCATCTGAGCGCCAAATCCTCGATCTGGTCAACGTCTCCCGCTACCGATACAAGCTTCCGCCCCTTCAATGGAATGAAAAGGCTGCCGATGTGGCACGCAAACACAGCATGGACATGGAGAGTAACAATTTCTTCGATCACATCTCTGCGACGACTGGGAGTAATCCATTTGACCGCATGAAAAGTGCCTCTCTCGCTTATAGCATGGCCGGAGAGAATATTGCAGCAGGCTATACGGATGCCATCGAAGTCCATGAGGGCTGGATGAACAGTCCAGGCCATCGCAAAAACGTACTCGAAAAAGGCTTCACCCAATTAGGAGTGGGCGTATATACAGACTACTTCACCCAAACCTTCCTCACTCCCAATAAATAA
- the groES gene encoding co-chaperone GroES: MLKPLGDRVVIEAISKDETTASGIVLPDSAKEKPQEGRVIAVGSGRVADNGERIALEVKEGDKVIFSKYAGTEVKVDNNEYLVLRESDILAIIG; the protein is encoded by the coding sequence GTGCTTAAGCCATTGGGTGACCGTGTGGTAATCGAAGCTATCTCCAAAGACGAAACGACTGCAAGCGGTATCGTTTTGCCTGATTCTGCAAAGGAAAAACCGCAAGAAGGCCGCGTAATCGCAGTAGGTTCTGGCCGTGTTGCTGACAACGGTGAGCGCATCGCTTTGGAAGTAAAAGAAGGCGATAAAGTAATCTTCTCCAAATACGCTGGTACTGAAGTAAAGGTAGACAACAACGAATACCTCGTGCTGCGCGAATCCGATATCCTCGCGATCATCGGTTAA
- the groL gene encoding chaperonin GroEL (60 kDa chaperone family; promotes refolding of misfolded polypeptides especially under stressful conditions; forms two stacked rings of heptamers to form a barrel-shaped 14mer; ends can be capped by GroES; misfolded proteins enter the barrel where they are refolded when GroES binds) — protein MAKQVKFSEDARRSMLRGVETLANAVKVTLGPKGRNVVLEKKFGSPLITNDGVTIAKEIELEDAYENMGAQLVKEVATKTNDIAGDGTTTATVLAAAMIREGLKNVTAGANPMVIRRGMEKAVRAAVEEIKSIAKPVENKSSIAQVAAISADDPEVGNLIAEAMEKVGKDGVITVEESKGFVTELEVVEGMQFDRGYASPYMITDTDKMEAVLNNPYILITDKKISNIQEVLPVLEQVVQSGKPLLIIAEDVEGEALATLVVNKLRGTFTAVAVKAPGFGDRRKAMLQDIAALTGGEVITEELGLDLKSTKLEQLGRAGKIVVTKENTTVVEGAGDKASIESRVTQIRQQIEDTTSDFDREKLQERLAKLAGGVAVIKVGAATETELKEKKLRIEDALNSTRAAVEEGIVPGGGTTLINAIKAVEAINVGGEEAVGVQIVLRSLEEPVRQIAANAGLEGSVIVERLKKEAVGIGFNAATEEYVNMLEAGIVDAAKVTRSALSNAASVAAMFLTTEAVIADKPEENKAPMGMPDMGGMGGMGMM, from the coding sequence ATGGCTAAACAAGTCAAATTCTCTGAAGACGCTCGCCGCTCCATGCTGCGCGGTGTTGAAACTTTGGCAAATGCGGTTAAAGTAACCCTCGGTCCAAAAGGCCGTAACGTGGTTCTTGAGAAAAAATTCGGTTCTCCATTGATCACCAACGACGGTGTGACCATCGCGAAAGAAATCGAGCTGGAAGACGCTTACGAAAACATGGGTGCGCAACTGGTTAAAGAAGTTGCTACCAAAACCAACGACATCGCTGGTGACGGTACAACAACTGCAACTGTACTTGCTGCAGCTATGATCCGTGAAGGTCTGAAAAACGTAACTGCTGGCGCTAACCCAATGGTTATCCGTCGCGGTATGGAAAAAGCAGTTCGTGCAGCTGTAGAAGAAATCAAATCCATCGCGAAGCCGGTTGAGAACAAATCCTCTATCGCGCAAGTTGCTGCTATTTCCGCTGACGATCCAGAAGTAGGTAACCTGATCGCTGAAGCAATGGAAAAAGTGGGCAAAGATGGCGTAATCACTGTTGAAGAATCAAAAGGATTCGTAACAGAGCTGGAAGTAGTAGAAGGTATGCAATTTGACCGTGGCTACGCTTCCCCTTACATGATCACTGACACTGACAAGATGGAAGCGGTTCTGAACAACCCTTACATCCTGATCACTGACAAAAAAATCTCCAACATCCAGGAAGTTCTGCCTGTACTCGAGCAAGTTGTACAAAGCGGCAAACCACTCCTGATCATCGCTGAAGATGTTGAAGGCGAAGCGCTCGCTACTCTCGTAGTGAACAAACTGCGTGGTACCTTCACAGCTGTAGCGGTTAAAGCTCCTGGCTTTGGCGACCGCCGCAAAGCTATGCTGCAAGACATCGCTGCTCTGACTGGCGGCGAAGTAATCACAGAAGAGCTGGGTCTGGACCTGAAATCCACTAAGCTGGAGCAACTGGGCCGCGCTGGCAAAATCGTGGTTACAAAAGAAAACACAACTGTTGTTGAAGGTGCTGGCGACAAGGCTTCCATCGAGAGCCGCGTAACCCAAATCCGTCAACAAATCGAAGATACTACTTCCGATTTCGATCGTGAAAAACTGCAAGAGCGTCTGGCTAAATTGGCTGGCGGTGTAGCAGTAATCAAAGTCGGTGCAGCTACTGAAACCGAACTGAAAGAGAAAAAACTCCGCATCGAGGACGCTCTGAACTCTACTCGCGCAGCAGTAGAAGAAGGTATCGTACCTGGTGGTGGTACTACTTTGATCAACGCAATCAAAGCGGTTGAAGCGATCAATGTAGGTGGCGAAGAGGCTGTAGGTGTACAAATCGTACTCCGTTCCCTGGAAGAGCCAGTTCGTCAAATCGCTGCGAACGCAGGACTCGAAGGTTCTGTAATCGTAGAGCGTCTGAAAAAAGAAGCAGTGGGCATCGGCTTCAACGCTGCAACTGAAGAGTATGTAAACATGCTCGAAGCTGGTATCGTTGACGCAGCGAAAGTTACTCGCTCCGCTCTGTCCAACGCTGCATCTGTAGCGGCTATGTTCCTGACTACAGAAGCAGTAATTGCTGACAAACCAGAAGAAAACAAAGCTCCTATGGGCATGCCAGATATGGGTGGCATGGGCGGTATGGGCATGATGTAA
- a CDS encoding HAD family hydrolase: MSKRWISFDLDGTLMQNPFGAWVFPEIARVISIQLGREHDIVSEMVAEHEQRMSQKRYVEAYDWDDILASRCDAWSIEKMIDIESLVRKHSVMPKVKLLEDGILQMLEEIKKRGFSLAVVTNGFYKFQAPVMEALGLLEYFDEIITPERAGTGKPDPVILQKLQGEVIAHVGDRLDHDVQLANRSHVTSILIERNLPEELLKLQPRMRANDHGMPLFCLEKWRRECKNLLLLELPELFMPRMVIHSMGELLSALDEQGMG; the protein is encoded by the coding sequence ATGAGTAAGCGCTGGATTAGCTTTGATCTGGATGGAACCTTGATGCAAAACCCGTTTGGAGCGTGGGTATTTCCAGAGATAGCGCGTGTGATCTCCATTCAATTGGGGAGAGAGCATGACATTGTTTCTGAAATGGTAGCTGAGCATGAGCAGCGTATGTCCCAAAAACGCTATGTAGAAGCGTATGATTGGGATGATATCCTCGCTAGTAGATGCGATGCATGGAGTATAGAAAAAATGATTGATATTGAATCGTTGGTTCGGAAACACTCTGTAATGCCCAAGGTTAAGTTGCTCGAGGATGGAATACTCCAGATGCTCGAGGAGATAAAGAAGCGGGGCTTTTCTTTAGCAGTGGTCACTAATGGTTTTTACAAGTTTCAGGCACCAGTAATGGAAGCGTTAGGTTTGCTGGAATACTTTGATGAGATCATTACGCCAGAACGAGCTGGTACAGGCAAACCTGATCCAGTTATTTTGCAAAAACTGCAGGGAGAAGTAATTGCTCATGTAGGAGATCGTTTGGATCATGACGTTCAACTTGCTAACCGAAGTCATGTAACCTCTATTTTAATTGAGCGAAATTTGCCAGAGGAATTGCTGAAGCTTCAACCGCGGATGCGTGCAAATGATCACGGAATGCCCTTGTTTTGCTTGGAGAAGTGGAGGAGGGAGTGCAAGAACCTATTATTATTAGAGCTTCCGGAGCTTTTCATGCCGCGAATGGTTATTCATTCTATGGGAGAATTGCTTTCTGCTCTGGATGAACAGGGGATGGGATAA
- a CDS encoding AAA family ATPase: MNPIKLEQVNPAIASLIDNIEKVLIGKRSAIELMVAAVLANGHVLLEDVPGVGKTMMVRALSKSISGDFKRIQFTPDLLPTDVTGVAIFNQKSLEFEFRQGPIFANVILADEINRTSPKTQSALLEAMEERSVTIDGVTYRLAEPFFVMATQNPLEYEGTFPLPEAQLDRFIMQVSLGYPTVEEEMRMLSRFSAANPLEELQPVMTTAELAELQRQVSAIKVSEGIKEYIVRLCHRTREHHHIYLGVSPRGSLALFRAVQALAFVRGRDYVIPDDVKELVPVVFAHRMIVKPEARLEGATVDRVLAMILSETRVPVS; this comes from the coding sequence ATGAACCCTATCAAATTGGAACAAGTAAATCCTGCAATAGCTAGTTTAATCGATAATATAGAAAAAGTACTGATTGGTAAACGCTCTGCGATTGAGCTGATGGTAGCCGCTGTTCTAGCGAATGGTCACGTTTTGCTCGAAGATGTACCAGGCGTTGGGAAGACCATGATGGTACGGGCATTGTCCAAATCCATCAGCGGTGATTTTAAACGTATTCAATTTACCCCTGATTTGTTGCCAACGGATGTGACAGGGGTTGCTATCTTTAACCAAAAAAGTTTGGAGTTTGAGTTCCGTCAAGGACCGATTTTTGCAAATGTCATTCTTGCAGACGAAATCAATCGGACTTCGCCGAAAACACAATCCGCACTCTTGGAAGCCATGGAAGAGCGCTCGGTTACAATTGATGGTGTTACGTATCGATTGGCAGAGCCGTTTTTTGTGATGGCTACGCAAAACCCATTAGAATATGAAGGGACCTTCCCATTACCTGAAGCTCAATTGGACCGATTTATCATGCAAGTAAGCTTGGGATATCCAACGGTAGAGGAAGAAATGCGGATGCTGTCTAGATTCTCGGCAGCGAATCCATTGGAAGAGCTTCAGCCGGTTATGACCACCGCCGAGCTTGCGGAACTTCAACGCCAGGTATCAGCGATCAAAGTATCGGAAGGAATAAAAGAATACATCGTGCGTCTATGTCATCGTACGCGTGAGCATCATCATATTTATCTAGGTGTGAGCCCGCGCGGTTCTCTTGCTCTTTTCCGGGCTGTTCAGGCGTTGGCTTTCGTTCGTGGACGTGATTATGTCATTCCAGATGACGTGAAGGAACTCGTTCCAGTAGTGTTTGCACACCGTATGATTGTGAAACCAGAAGCAAGACTGGAAGGAGCAACCGTAGATCGGGTGTTGGCTATGATCTTGTCTGAGACCCGTGTCCCGGTAAGCTAA